Proteins from a genomic interval of Desulfofustis limnaeus:
- the surE gene encoding 5'/3'-nucleotidase SurE, whose translation MKTILITNDDGIHSPGLRALEAALSPLGRVVTVAPDRDNSAISHALTMNRPLRLTSLTEDRFSLDGTPTDCVVIGLSQVLEHPPDLLVSGINHGGNIGDDISYSGTVSAAVEGTMYSVPSMAVSLCGEPPFNFANANRIVGSLAATIMDYGLPENTLMNVNVPNTDTVKGLRVTRQGRRIWKQAVQHTRDPWGRLRFWIGGGTPLLDGGRDTDVHAVTNGFVSITPIHLDLTNHEGISYFREDLALENMPW comes from the coding sequence ATGAAAACGATCCTGATCACCAATGACGACGGCATCCACAGTCCCGGTCTCCGCGCCCTGGAGGCGGCCCTCTCCCCCCTTGGACGGGTGGTCACCGTGGCTCCCGACCGCGACAACTCCGCCATCTCCCACGCCCTTACCATGAACCGACCGCTGCGCCTGACCTCTTTGACGGAAGACCGGTTCTCGCTGGACGGCACCCCCACCGATTGTGTTGTTATCGGTCTCAGCCAGGTCCTGGAACATCCTCCCGACCTGCTGGTATCAGGGATTAACCACGGTGGCAATATCGGCGACGATATCTCCTATTCCGGCACCGTCTCTGCCGCCGTTGAAGGGACCATGTATTCGGTTCCATCCATGGCTGTGTCGCTCTGCGGCGAACCACCGTTCAACTTCGCCAACGCCAACCGAATCGTAGGCTCACTGGCCGCCACGATCATGGATTACGGCCTGCCGGAAAACACCTTGATGAACGTCAACGTCCCCAATACCGATACCGTTAAGGGACTACGGGTGACCCGGCAAGGCCGGCGTATCTGGAAGCAAGCGGTGCAGCACACCCGCGATCCGTGGGGCCGCCTGCGTTTCTGGATCGGGGGTGGCACGCCGCTGCTGGACGGGGGCAGAGATACCGATGTCCATGCGGTCACCAACGGTTTCGTCTCCATCACCCCAATCCACTTGGATCTGACCAACCACGAAGGCATCAGCTATTTCCGGGAGGACCTGGCTCTGGAAAATATGCCCTGGTGA
- a CDS encoding PAS domain S-box protein, whose protein sequence is MIIRRLLGTLRSRIFVFFLLPLIPVLLLLVGSVELVMVPYFRNNAERELTNSTQLLTSAVQTSASIAIRNHLQALAEKNLALARHYLALADGGKMTRAEALVAIRNIFLKQKVGSSGYIYCLDSRGELTVHPNRVLQGSNISSFAFVKEQMNRKNGYLEYEWRNPGERELRKKALFMVYLAELDWIISASSYRSEFSQLIDPEDFQQTVLSLRFGTSGYCFVVDAAGTVLVHPQMNGGDRASRDELTASLRQRLIEERSGSFIFSLEQPGGFPAQKKLVVFRTIDEYGWLVAAVSSMEEIMAPVEVIRMILHGAMVVLLIAAAVASYLLSGRLTRPLQDLIEHLDRNTGLVSPEPLPVAKKDELGRLAGEFNSFIQKIRQQTGAIGRERERYQSLFEASPDAILLLQGTIITDCNPAALKMFGATRRELIGTSVLAVSPEVQPNGKRSDLAAQGILQDLTDPQMVDHFYWRHNRIDGTAFEAEVRIRPFPEAPHARTVAFVQDVTERLRAERALRESEEQYRNLVENAHDAILIVQDGRVVFANHQTASIIGYTDIELKAKPFTHFIHPADRELVTQRHVRRLEGDKSLPQNYQFRLETKAKEEIVVQLSAVLIQWRDRPATLNFIRDITEQKRLENAFQQAQKMEAVGTLAGGIAHDFNNLLMGIQGRAELLRLVGGEREREHALAIEDYVRSASGLTRQLLGFARGGKYQPMPIDLNQLVQSSSELFGRTKKEIRTAVMSAPEPVVVEVDRPQMEQVLLNMYVNAWQAMPQGGELTIAIETDVLDESRCQPHGVVAGRFAVVSITDTGTGIEESIRKRIFEPFFSTKGGGRGTGLGLASSYGIVRNHGGFIQVDSMVGHGSTFTIYLPLSAKTPVIQVPEQEQMMSAAGSETVLLIDDEEMILEVGQAMLEQLGFHVLTAQGGAAGLEVLEQQGERIDLIILDVIMPGMDGSEVLERIKQTGRSLPVVLSSGYALDKKMEQLLLGKGSGFLQKPFSMVELSSLVRCVLDAR, encoded by the coding sequence ATGATTATCAGGCGCTTGCTGGGAACGTTACGCTCCCGTATCTTCGTTTTTTTTCTGTTGCCGCTCATTCCGGTTCTCCTGCTCTTGGTAGGGTCAGTGGAATTGGTCATGGTTCCTTATTTCAGGAACAATGCCGAACGGGAATTGACCAACTCCACGCAGTTGTTGACCAGTGCGGTGCAAACAAGCGCCTCCATTGCCATCCGGAATCACTTGCAGGCACTGGCTGAAAAAAACTTGGCACTGGCTCGACACTACCTGGCCCTTGCCGATGGTGGGAAGATGACGAGGGCCGAAGCGTTGGTCGCGATCCGGAACATCTTTCTGAAACAGAAGGTCGGCAGCTCCGGATACATCTATTGCCTCGACTCCCGCGGTGAGTTGACGGTTCACCCGAACCGGGTCTTGCAGGGATCCAATATCTCTTCTTTTGCCTTTGTCAAAGAGCAAATGAATCGAAAAAACGGCTACCTGGAGTACGAATGGCGCAATCCCGGAGAACGAGAGCTGCGCAAAAAGGCCCTATTCATGGTCTATCTGGCGGAGCTAGACTGGATCATTTCGGCTTCGAGTTATCGGTCCGAGTTTTCCCAGTTGATTGACCCCGAAGATTTTCAGCAGACCGTTCTCTCGCTTCGTTTCGGCACCAGCGGCTATTGTTTTGTCGTTGATGCCGCCGGTACTGTGCTCGTCCATCCCCAGATGAACGGGGGAGATCGCGCCTCCCGTGATGAACTTACTGCCAGCCTTCGACAGCGCCTGATCGAGGAGCGTTCGGGAAGTTTCATCTTTTCACTGGAACAGCCGGGTGGCTTTCCTGCTCAGAAGAAGTTGGTCGTTTTTCGAACGATCGATGAGTACGGCTGGCTGGTGGCCGCCGTGAGTTCCATGGAAGAGATCATGGCTCCGGTGGAGGTCATTCGCATGATTCTTCACGGGGCTATGGTGGTATTGCTCATCGCCGCAGCCGTAGCCAGCTATCTGCTCAGTGGTCGTTTGACCAGACCGTTGCAGGACCTCATTGAGCATCTCGATCGCAATACCGGCCTGGTGAGCCCGGAACCGCTCCCGGTGGCCAAGAAAGATGAACTCGGACGCCTGGCGGGAGAGTTCAATTCGTTTATCCAGAAGATCCGCCAACAGACGGGGGCCATTGGAAGAGAGCGGGAGCGGTATCAAAGCCTTTTTGAAGCAAGTCCCGATGCCATTTTATTGCTTCAGGGAACCATTATCACCGATTGCAATCCGGCCGCTTTGAAGATGTTCGGGGCGACCCGCCGAGAACTGATCGGGACCAGTGTCCTCGCCGTTTCGCCGGAGGTGCAACCCAATGGTAAACGATCAGATCTGGCCGCGCAGGGGATTTTGCAGGACTTGACTGACCCGCAGATGGTCGATCACTTTTACTGGCGACATAACCGTATCGACGGTACCGCTTTTGAAGCGGAAGTGCGGATCAGACCGTTTCCGGAAGCTCCGCATGCCAGGACGGTGGCTTTTGTCCAGGATGTCACCGAGCGTTTACGGGCGGAAAGGGCGCTGCGGGAGAGTGAAGAGCAGTATCGGAATCTGGTGGAAAACGCTCACGATGCCATTTTGATCGTGCAGGACGGCAGGGTGGTGTTCGCCAACCATCAGACGGCGTCCATCATCGGCTACACCGATATTGAGTTGAAGGCGAAGCCGTTTACGCACTTCATTCATCCCGCTGACCGGGAATTGGTGACTCAGAGGCACGTCAGGCGGCTGGAAGGAGACAAATCTCTCCCCCAAAATTACCAGTTTCGTCTGGAGACCAAAGCAAAAGAGGAAATCGTCGTTCAGTTGAGTGCCGTGCTGATTCAGTGGCGGGACCGACCGGCGACGCTCAATTTCATTCGCGACATCACCGAACAGAAACGGTTGGAAAATGCCTTCCAGCAGGCCCAGAAAATGGAGGCAGTCGGCACGCTGGCAGGGGGTATCGCGCATGATTTCAACAACCTGCTGATGGGCATTCAGGGACGGGCGGAACTGCTTCGCCTGGTCGGTGGCGAGCGGGAGCGGGAGCATGCTCTGGCCATAGAGGATTACGTGCGTAGCGCCAGTGGCTTGACCAGACAACTGCTCGGATTTGCCCGGGGGGGAAAATACCAGCCGATGCCGATCGACCTGAACCAGCTGGTGCAAAGCAGTTCGGAGCTGTTCGGCAGGACCAAAAAAGAGATTCGGACAGCCGTCATGTCGGCCCCTGAGCCGGTGGTGGTGGAGGTCGATCGCCCCCAGATGGAACAGGTGCTGCTCAACATGTATGTGAACGCCTGGCAGGCCATGCCGCAGGGAGGCGAATTGACCATTGCCATCGAAACCGATGTGCTGGATGAGTCTCGTTGTCAGCCGCATGGGGTCGTCGCCGGTCGATTCGCCGTCGTTTCCATCACCGACACCGGTACCGGCATAGAAGAATCCATTCGCAAACGGATCTTCGAGCCGTTCTTCTCCACCAAAGGGGGCGGGCGGGGAACCGGTTTGGGCCTGGCTTCCTCGTACGGCATAGTAAGGAACCACGGGGGCTTCATCCAGGTGGACAGTATGGTCGGGCACGGCTCAACCTTTACCATTTATCTGCCGCTGTCTGCAAAAACACCGGTCATCCAGGTGCCGGAACAGGAACAGATGATGTCAGCAGCGGGGTCGGAGACCGTTCTGCTGATCGATGATGAAGAGATGATCCTCGAGGTGGGCCAGGCGATGCTCGAACAGCTCGGTTTCCACGTGCTGACCGCTCAGGGGGGTGCTGCCGGTCTTGAGGTGTTGGAGCAGCAGGGGGAGCGCATCGACCTGATCATCCTTGATGTGATCATGCCCGGGATGGATGGCAGTGAAGTCCTTGAGAGAATAAAACAGACAGGGCGGTCGCTGCCGGTTGTGTTGTCGAGCGGGTATGCCTTGGATAAGAAGATGGAGCAGTTGTTGCTCGGCAAGGGGAGCGGCTTTCTCCAGAAACCGTTTAGCATGGTTGAACTGTCGTCGCTGGTGCGCTGCGTCCTTGATGCTCGATGA
- the pyrF gene encoding orotidine-5'-phosphate decarboxylase, which yields MQRRPVDLRERIIVALDFERPELAREMVLRCESKVGFYKVGLELFMADWFHTVDWLIARGHRVMLDLKFFDIPETVKRAVHRVNDRGVSLFTVHGDRSIIEAAVAARGDMKVLAVTVLTSFSDDDLRDYGFAGTTAELVRRRADMAIALGCDGIVSSGREAEMVRQRHGGTPLIVTPGIRMISPSEAAVDDQKRVMTPARAIAAGADHLVVGRPITRAPDPLSVICGMQKDLEAALDRDHEGSN from the coding sequence ATGCAGAGGAGACCCGTTGACCTGCGGGAGAGGATTATCGTCGCGCTCGATTTCGAACGACCTGAGTTAGCCCGGGAGATGGTGCTGCGCTGTGAAAGCAAGGTTGGTTTTTACAAGGTTGGTCTCGAGTTGTTCATGGCCGATTGGTTTCATACGGTGGACTGGTTGATAGCCCGCGGCCACCGGGTCATGTTGGACCTGAAATTTTTCGATATTCCGGAGACGGTAAAACGGGCGGTACACAGGGTCAATGACCGTGGCGTCAGTCTGTTTACCGTCCATGGTGATCGATCGATCATTGAGGCTGCCGTTGCTGCCCGGGGGGACATGAAGGTCCTGGCGGTTACCGTATTGACCAGCTTCTCCGACGACGATTTGCGCGACTATGGGTTTGCCGGGACCACGGCCGAACTGGTCCGTCGACGGGCTGACATGGCTATCGCGCTTGGATGCGATGGCATCGTTTCCTCGGGGCGGGAAGCCGAAATGGTGCGGCAACGCCATGGCGGCACACCCTTGATCGTCACCCCGGGGATCAGAATGATTTCTCCCTCAGAAGCTGCGGTGGACGACCAGAAACGCGTCATGACGCCGGCTCGGGCCATTGCCGCCGGGGCTGACCACCTGGTGGTGGGACGTCCCATTACCCGTGCCCCGGATCCCTTGTCGGTAATCTGCGGGATGCAGAAGGATCTGGAAGCTGCACTTGACCGCGATCATGAGGGCTCGAACTGA
- the ilvC gene encoding ketol-acid reductoisomerase produces the protein MGNYFNSLPLRLQIEELAQCRFMDADEFNGVEALRGKKIVIVGCGAQGLNQGLNLRDSGLDVSYALREAAIKEKRQSWKNANDHGFTVGTYDELIPGADLVANLTPDKQHTSVVGTIMPLMKKGACLSYSHGFNIVEEGMQIRPDLTVIMVAPKGPGTELRQEYVRGFGIPTLIAVHRENDPHGDGLELAKAYACGTGGDRAGVLQSSFIAEVKSDLMGEQTILCGLLQAGSLLCYDKMIEQGIDSGYACKLVQYGWEVVTEALKHGGITNMMDRLSNPAKIRAHILSEELKNIMTPLFEKHMDDIMSGAFSRTMMEDWANDDANLLAWRKATGETAFERAESMAAEIYEQEYFDHGILLIAFVKAGVELAFDTMVATGIKPESAYYESLHEVPLIANLIARKKLYEMNVVISDTAEYGCYLFANAAVPLLADFMKGIDTEVIGKGLDLDDYGVDNLDLIDVNEAIRYTEVEAIGAELRGYMSAMKPIF, from the coding sequence ATGGGCAATTATTTCAATTCGCTGCCGCTACGTTTGCAGATCGAGGAACTGGCGCAGTGCCGCTTCATGGATGCCGACGAGTTCAACGGTGTCGAGGCATTACGGGGCAAAAAGATCGTCATCGTCGGCTGTGGCGCGCAAGGGTTGAATCAGGGATTGAACCTGCGTGATTCCGGTCTTGATGTGTCCTATGCCCTGCGCGAGGCGGCCATCAAAGAGAAGCGCCAGTCCTGGAAAAACGCCAACGACCATGGTTTCACCGTTGGCACCTACGACGAGCTGATTCCTGGGGCCGACCTGGTGGCCAACCTGACACCGGATAAACAGCATACTTCGGTAGTCGGTACCATCATGCCACTGATGAAAAAAGGCGCCTGTCTTTCCTACTCGCATGGTTTCAACATAGTCGAAGAAGGGATGCAGATTCGGCCTGACCTGACAGTCATCATGGTTGCTCCGAAGGGTCCGGGAACCGAATTGCGCCAGGAGTATGTCCGCGGCTTCGGTATCCCGACTCTGATCGCCGTGCACCGGGAAAACGATCCGCATGGTGACGGCCTGGAACTGGCCAAGGCCTATGCCTGCGGGACCGGTGGCGATCGGGCCGGCGTCCTGCAGTCGTCGTTTATCGCCGAGGTGAAATCCGACCTGATGGGCGAGCAGACCATCCTCTGCGGCCTGCTGCAGGCCGGATCACTGCTCTGTTATGACAAGATGATCGAGCAAGGTATCGATTCCGGCTATGCGTGCAAGTTGGTACAATACGGCTGGGAGGTGGTGACCGAGGCACTGAAGCACGGCGGCATCACCAACATGATGGATCGGCTCTCCAACCCGGCCAAGATCCGGGCCCATATTCTCTCCGAGGAGTTGAAAAACATCATGACACCGTTATTTGAGAAGCATATGGACGATATCATGTCCGGGGCTTTTTCGCGGACCATGATGGAGGATTGGGCCAACGATGATGCCAATCTCCTGGCTTGGCGGAAAGCGACCGGCGAAACCGCTTTCGAGCGAGCTGAATCGATGGCGGCGGAAATTTATGAACAGGAATATTTCGACCACGGCATTCTGCTGATCGCCTTCGTCAAGGCCGGGGTCGAACTGGCCTTTGATACCATGGTGGCAACCGGCATCAAACCGGAATCGGCTTATTACGAGTCGCTGCACGAAGTGCCGCTGATCGCCAATCTGATCGCGCGCAAGAAGCTGTACGAAATGAATGTGGTGATTTCCGATACCGCGGAATACGGCTGCTATCTGTTTGCCAACGCCGCGGTACCGCTGCTGGCCGATTTCATGAAGGGCATCGATACCGAGGTTATCGGCAAAGGGCTCGATCTCGACGATTACGGAGTCGACAACCTTGACCTGATCGATGTCAATGAGGCGATCCGCTATACCGAAGTGGAGGCAATCGGCGCCGAGCTGCGTGGCTATATGAGTGCCATGAAGCCGATTTTCTGA
- a CDS encoding response regulator — protein sequence MKQATTLPLETAKLLIVDDDDQVRNVISVIVESEGYQFRTADNAEAALVILQNESFDLVVSDINMTGMTGVELLETCQRTYPDLAFLMVTGVDDRNTAIDTLHMGAYGYVTKPFQANELIINITNALRRRRLEMENRRHREELELLVEERTFELDKSREETILILSKAAEFRDDETAKHTIRMGRFCETLARLRGLPESLCKSLKIAAPLHDVGKIGISDTILLKPGKLTPEEFEIIKTHCEIGHRILSESTSSILQIGAEIALTHHEKFDGSGYPRGLQGEEIPVIGRIAAVCDVFDALTSERVYKAASTVEEALEIMRDGSGSHFDPHIAGLFFDHIDTILSIKQTLSD from the coding sequence ATGAAACAAGCCACAACGCTACCCTTGGAAACTGCGAAACTGCTCATCGTCGATGATGACGATCAGGTCCGCAACGTTATTTCGGTCATCGTAGAATCGGAAGGCTATCAATTCCGTACCGCCGACAATGCCGAGGCAGCTCTGGTGATACTGCAGAACGAATCGTTCGACCTGGTGGTCTCCGACATCAACATGACCGGCATGACCGGGGTGGAACTCCTCGAGACCTGCCAACGGACGTATCCGGATCTCGCCTTTCTCATGGTAACCGGAGTCGATGACCGGAACACGGCCATCGATACCCTGCACATGGGGGCATACGGTTACGTCACCAAGCCGTTTCAAGCCAATGAACTGATCATCAACATCACCAACGCCCTGCGCCGGAGACGGCTGGAGATGGAGAACCGGAGGCATCGGGAAGAATTGGAATTGCTGGTCGAAGAACGGACCTTCGAGTTGGACAAGTCGCGCGAGGAGACCATCCTCATCCTGTCCAAGGCAGCCGAGTTCAGAGACGACGAAACCGCCAAGCACACCATCCGCATGGGCCGCTTCTGCGAGACGTTGGCCCGCCTGCGAGGGTTGCCGGAATCGCTGTGCAAGTCCTTGAAAATCGCGGCGCCACTGCACGATGTCGGCAAGATCGGGATATCCGACACCATCCTGTTGAAGCCGGGCAAATTAACGCCCGAGGAGTTTGAGATCATCAAGACCCACTGTGAGATCGGTCACCGTATTCTCTCCGAATCAACGTCGTCGATCCTGCAGATCGGAGCCGAGATCGCTCTGACCCACCACGAGAAATTCGACGGCAGCGGTTATCCGCGCGGTTTGCAAGGAGAAGAGATACCGGTCATCGGTCGCATCGCCGCCGTTTGTGACGTCTTCGATGCGTTGACCAGCGAACGGGTTTACAAAGCGGCCTCGACCGTCGAGGAAGCCCTGGAAATCATGCGGGACGGCAGCGGCAGCCATTTCGATCCGCACATTGCCGGGCTGTTTTTCGACCATATCGACACGATCCTGTCCATCAAACAGACGCTTTCGGATTGA
- a CDS encoding MBL fold metallo-hydrolase RNA specificity domain-containing protein, which produces MQVTCHGAAGCVTGSCHLVETASTRFLIDCGMFQGNKSLNRLNYEPLPFDPQSIDFVIVTHAHIDHCGLLPKLVKHGFHGIIYASPPTADLLPIMLADSASIQEKDTEHENKRRVRRGETAREPLYTMEHAEAVNTLIHPIRYGTAFQVADDVTFRLRDAGHIIGSAIIELFIKNSDNQEKKIVFSGDLGQTGVPIVEDPTNIWNADHVFIESTYGDRVHISSRSRKEELYDHIQATYRQGGKLMIPAFALERTQELLYTLSALKNERADFPPMNIYLDSPLAIKITEVFEKHPDHYDEEARARTDEPFSFPGLICTPSVEESRKVNAMQEPAIIIAGSGMCTAGRIRHHLKHGVWDPKNTVLFVGYQAPGTLGRFLLDGAEEIRMMGLSLVVKANIAKIDGFSAHADRHGLTDWLTAFREKPKKVYIIHGEDDTRHTFSAHLQKKGFSTVVPAKGIPLQLDE; this is translated from the coding sequence ATGCAAGTTACCTGCCACGGGGCGGCCGGTTGTGTTACCGGCTCATGTCATCTCGTGGAAACGGCCTCTACCCGTTTCCTCATCGATTGCGGCATGTTTCAAGGGAATAAATCGTTGAATCGGCTCAATTACGAACCGCTCCCTTTCGACCCGCAGAGCATTGATTTCGTCATTGTCACGCACGCTCATATCGACCACTGCGGTCTGCTGCCGAAGCTGGTCAAGCACGGTTTTCACGGCATCATCTACGCCAGCCCGCCAACCGCCGATTTACTGCCGATCATGCTGGCCGACAGCGCCTCCATCCAGGAAAAGGACACCGAGCATGAAAACAAGCGGCGCGTTCGCCGTGGCGAAACCGCCCGCGAACCGCTCTACACCATGGAACACGCCGAGGCGGTCAACACGCTGATCCATCCGATCAGATACGGCACCGCCTTCCAGGTCGCCGACGACGTCACCTTTCGCCTGCGCGACGCTGGCCACATCATCGGTTCAGCCATCATCGAACTGTTTATCAAAAACAGCGACAATCAGGAAAAAAAGATCGTCTTTTCCGGGGATCTCGGTCAGACCGGCGTCCCGATCGTCGAAGACCCGACCAACATCTGGAATGCCGACCATGTGTTTATTGAAAGCACCTATGGCGACCGAGTCCATATCTCGTCGCGGTCGCGCAAAGAAGAGCTGTACGATCACATCCAGGCGACCTACCGCCAAGGCGGCAAGCTGATGATTCCCGCTTTTGCTCTGGAGCGGACCCAGGAGCTACTTTACACGCTCAGTGCACTGAAAAACGAACGGGCCGATTTCCCGCCCATGAACATCTATCTGGACAGTCCGCTCGCCATCAAGATCACCGAGGTCTTCGAAAAGCACCCGGATCACTACGATGAAGAGGCACGGGCGAGAACCGACGAGCCGTTCAGCTTTCCCGGCTTGATCTGTACCCCTTCCGTGGAAGAATCGCGAAAGGTCAATGCCATGCAAGAACCGGCCATCATCATTGCCGGGAGCGGGATGTGCACCGCCGGGCGAATCCGCCACCACCTCAAGCATGGGGTATGGGACCCGAAAAACACGGTTCTGTTCGTCGGCTACCAGGCGCCGGGCACCCTCGGCAGATTTCTGCTGGACGGAGCGGAGGAGATCAGGATGATGGGCCTTTCCCTGGTGGTCAAAGCGAACATAGCAAAGATTGACGGCTTCTCAGCCCATGCCGACCGGCATGGGCTGACCGACTGGCTCACCGCCTTCCGGGAAAAACCCAAAAAGGTGTATATCATCCATGGCGAAGATGACACACGTCACACCTTCAGCGCCCATCTGCAGAAAAAGGGGTTCTCCACCGTTGTGCCGGCTAAGGGTATACCGCTGCAATTGGACGAGTAA
- a CDS encoding glycine zipper domain-containing protein, translated as MRVLSLFVIGAMMLVLTSCADTHKGQQGAVGGAVGGALLGQAIGRSTEATLIGAAVGTLLGYIVGNEMDKYDRQQLNYAYETGQSGQPVAWVNPDTGNNYQVVPQPAYTNPQTEQVCRQAEIQAIIDGKPQTTITTACRNAQGQWVLRNR; from the coding sequence ATGAGAGTGCTCAGTTTGTTTGTCATTGGAGCGATGATGCTGGTGTTGACGTCATGCGCCGATACCCACAAAGGACAACAGGGGGCCGTGGGCGGAGCGGTCGGCGGCGCCCTGCTTGGCCAGGCGATCGGCCGCAGTACCGAAGCGACCCTGATCGGCGCGGCGGTCGGGACGCTGCTCGGTTATATCGTCGGCAACGAGATGGATAAATACGACCGTCAACAACTCAATTATGCCTACGAAACCGGTCAATCCGGGCAGCCGGTCGCCTGGGTGAATCCGGACACCGGCAATAACTATCAGGTGGTGCCGCAACCGGCATACACCAACCCCCAGACCGAACAGGTGTGCCGTCAGGCTGAAATCCAGGCAATCATCGACGGCAAGCCGCAGACCACGATTACCACTGCCTGTCGGAATGCCCAGGGCCAGTGGGTTCTGAGAAACAGGTAG
- the ilvY gene encoding HTH-type transcriptional activator IlvY codes for MNIRDLNLFLSLASTLHFSQASRACNITPSGLTRTIQRLEQELDETLFLRDNRSVSLTRAGELFQAYALDVLQRYRRLQLDLAAESEHQGTLSLYCSVTAILSILPGIITEFRRGHPTIALNLSTGDQAMAIPLLENGEVDISIAAVPDRLPRHIIFLKLLETPLVFIAPRTGTTPGRLSPLSDLRSTPIVMPERGLSRERCERWFADKNIVPLRYASVAGNEALIAMVAMGCGIGVVPRLVLENSPMKDQVVELDVQPPLQPFTVGACTTRAGKRLPAVQLFWHVAAQLSNETHEVETSR; via the coding sequence ATGAATATCAGAGACCTGAACCTGTTCCTCAGCCTGGCCTCGACCCTGCATTTCAGCCAGGCGAGCAGGGCCTGCAACATCACCCCTTCGGGCTTGACCCGGACCATCCAGCGACTCGAACAGGAACTTGACGAAACCCTGTTTCTGCGAGATAACCGGTCTGTCTCGCTGACCAGAGCCGGAGAGCTGTTCCAAGCCTACGCCCTTGATGTCCTGCAGCGCTATCGCCGTTTGCAGCTGGATCTGGCCGCCGAAAGCGAACACCAGGGCACCCTGTCACTGTACTGTTCGGTAACCGCAATCCTGTCGATCCTGCCCGGCATCATCACCGAATTCCGCCGTGGTCACCCCACCATCGCGCTCAACCTCTCCACCGGCGATCAGGCCATGGCCATCCCGTTGCTGGAGAACGGCGAGGTGGACATATCCATCGCCGCCGTGCCCGATCGTCTACCTCGGCACATCATCTTCCTCAAACTGTTGGAAACCCCACTGGTCTTTATTGCCCCGAGAACCGGGACCACCCCTGGACGGCTGTCGCCGCTAAGCGATCTACGGTCGACGCCCATCGTCATGCCAGAGCGCGGCCTGAGCAGGGAGCGCTGCGAGCGCTGGTTTGCCGACAAGAACATTGTCCCGCTTCGTTATGCCTCGGTGGCCGGCAACGAGGCGCTGATCGCCATGGTCGCCATGGGCTGCGGCATCGGTGTCGTACCCCGTTTAGTCCTGGAAAACAGTCCCATGAAAGACCAGGTGGTCGAACTCGATGTGCAACCACCGCTCCAGCCATTCACGGTGGGCGCCTGTACCACGCGAGCCGGTAAACGATTGCCGGCCGTACAGCTGTTTTGGCACGTGGCTGCTCAGCTATCCAACGAAACACACGAAGTAGAAACAAGCCGATGA